The following nucleotide sequence is from uncultured Draconibacterium sp..
ACCAGAAAGGTTGTTTACCACCACTTCGCCTTCGCGGCTGGCAGTGTGAGCCAACAATGAAAAACCTGTTACATCGCCGGCGGCATAAACGTTAGGAATATTGGTGCGCATTTTTTCATCGACTTTGATTCCGCCTTTGAATAATTCAACGCCCAGATTCTCCAGACCAAAACCTGTTGTTACCGGCTTGCGGCCAACGCTCATCAATATCTTATCACCTTCAATCTCTGTTGTTTTACCATCTTTTTCGAAGCTTACTTTTGTCCCGTCAACTTTTGTAACTTTCGACGACAGATTGAACTCAATACCTTTTTTCGCGTACATCTGACGCAACATGGCACTTTGTCCTTTGTCCATTCCGGTTAGTATCTCATCCAGCATTTCAACGATGGTAACTTTCGTTCCCAAGCTGTTAAAAAAGCTGGCGAATTCCATTCCTATAACACCTCCACCAATAATCACCATAGATTTTGGTTGTTCTTTTAGTTGCAAAATCTCGCGGTTGGTAAGAATGTTTTCATTATCCTGAACACCCGGAATTGGAGGAACAAATGCTTCAGATCCGGTACAGATCATCACATTGGCAGCACTATACGCTTTACCTCCAGCTTCTATTTCAATACCGTCAGCACTTCTCTTTTGTATCATTGCAGCTTCATTGACAACATCAACTTTAAACTGCTTCATTTTCATGCCAACTCCGCCAACCAGTTTTTTAACCACTTTATTCTTACGGGCCATCATCTTATCGAAGCTAAACGACAGATCGTTGGCCTCAACACCGTATTTACTTCCGCTTTTTGCGCTATCGTAAATTTTGGCACCGTAAAGCAATGTTTTTGTAGGGATACAACCTTCGTTCAAACAAACACCGCCCAGTTCTTTCTTTTCAAAAAGAACCACTTTCAGCCCCTTTGCTCCGGCTCTTTCAGCGGCAACATATCCGCCCGGTCCGGCACCTATTATTGCTAAATCGTACTTCATTTTGGTATTAATAGTCAAAGGTTAAGTTTTCAATTTCAATAGCTACCTGCTTCACAAAACGTGTGGCCATTCCGCCATCCAGTGCCTGGTGATCGTAAGTTAAACTTAAGCCCATATAAGGCACGAATCCGTATACTCCGTCGCCCAAATCTTTTGGTCGTGGTACAATGGTATTTACACCAAGAATAGCTACCTGTGGTAGGTTGATAACCGGTGTAAATATTTCTACGCCATAAT
It contains:
- the lpdA gene encoding dihydrolipoyl dehydrogenase: MKYDLAIIGAGPGGYVAAERAGAKGLKVVLFEKKELGGVCLNEGCIPTKTLLYGAKIYDSAKSGSKYGVEANDLSFSFDKMMARKNKVVKKLVGGVGMKMKQFKVDVVNEAAMIQKRSADGIEIEAGGKAYSAANVMICTGSEAFVPPIPGVQDNENILTNREILQLKEQPKSMVIIGGGVIGMEFASFFNSLGTKVTIVEMLDEILTGMDKGQSAMLRQMYAKKGIEFNLSSKVTKVDGTKVSFEKDGKTTEIEGDKILMSVGRKPVTTGFGLENLGVELFKGGIKVDEKMRTNIPNVYAAGDVTGFSLLAHTASREGEVVVNNLSGRPDKMRYNAIPGVVYTNPEISGVGLTEETAKAKGIDYKIAELPMAYAGRFVAENEGGSGSCKVLVGAKYGEVLGVHMIGNPSSEMIYGACMAIEAEMTLKEMEEVVFPHPTVSEIFKETVFSFGH